The following proteins are encoded in a genomic region of Gossypium hirsutum isolate 1008001.06 chromosome D05, Gossypium_hirsutum_v2.1, whole genome shotgun sequence:
- the LOC107902637 gene encoding uncharacterized protein encodes MGTLPIFLKLLGALLVLIFLQQLSSIYQLLPAFNATTITFVPICEHPKHVKEFRPIACYTTVYKCLSKVLVNRITLYLLGLILKSQSAFFKGRNINDNILLAYELMRGYNRKALNFLDALIGWIAACVTFPNYSISINGGLEFYLFSGLLLNTSKSELFAAGVLEDELDSVISDHWVQGSRLLVRYLGLPPVSRTLSIPDCKALIEKIVAKSIIGLAIM; translated from the exons ATGGGTACACTGCCTATTTTTTTAAAGCTGCTTGGAGCATTGTTGGTGTTGATTTTCTTGCAGCAGCTCAGTTCCATCTATCAGTTATTGCCTGCCTTTAATGCTACTACAATCACTTTTGTCCCTATATGCGAACATCCTAAGCATGTTAAAGAGTTCAGGCCTATTGCTTGCTATACTACTGTTTATAAATGTCTTTCTAAAGTTTTGGTGAACAGGATTACACTTTATTTGCTTGGTCTTATTTTAAAAAGCCAGAGTGCTTTCTTCAAGGGGAGGAACATTAATGATAATATCCTGCTGGCCTATGAACTGATGAGAGGCTACAATAGGAA GGCTTTAAATTTTCTTGATGCTTTGATTGGATGGATTGCAGCTTGTGTTACTTttcctaattactcaatttctaTAAATGGTGGTCTG GAGTTCTACTTGTTTTCAGGCTTGCTACTAAATACTTCAAAGAGTGAATTATTTGCTGCTGGAGTCTTAGAAGATGAGTTGGATTCTGTGATTTCAGATCACTGGGTTCAAGGTAGCAGGTTACTGGTTCGATATCTTGGACTTCCTCCTGTTTCTAGGACGCTTTCTATTCCTGATTGCAAGGCTTTGATTGAGAAGATTGTTGCCAAATCAATCATTGGTCTTGCAATTATGTAA
- the LOC107905385 gene encoding octanoyltransferase LIP2p, chloroplastic, with product MILATNLCFRTIPTTCTTVKQQKDPPHQLNPVIPTKTKACECFDLHKELIPYEKAWSWQKQIVKQKKSLLQEHEDCPDTLIVLQHNPVYTMGTGSSENYLNFDVKEAPFDVYRTERGGEVTYHGPGQLVMYPIINLRNHKMDLHWYLRTLEEVVIRVLSSTFSIKASRIEGVTGVWIGNQKLAAIGVRVSKWITYHGLALNVTTDLTPFSWIVPCGLRHRQVGSIKGLLQEFQSSTQYAEAVKPFPDDYQLIDISYKSLIKEFSEVFNLEIHQKAITVPEFWREDH from the exons ATGATTCTCGCAACGAATCTGTGTTTCAGAACTATCCCAACAACATGCACAACCGTAAAGCAACAAAAGGATCCTCCTCACCAACTCAACCCAGTAATTCCAACAAAAACAAAGGC GTGCGAGTGTTTTGATTTGCACAAGgagcttattccatatgaaaaggCATGGTCTTGGCAGAAACAGATTGTTAAACAGAAGAAATCATTGCTACAAGAACATGAGGATTGCCCAGATACATTAATTGTTCTTCAGCATAACCCTGTTTATACAATGGGCACTGGCAGCTCGGAAAACTATTTGAATTTTGACGTAAAGGAAGCTCCTTTTGATGTTTATCGAACTGAACGCGGCGGGGAAGTTACATACCATGGGCCTGGACAG CTGGTTATGTATCCTATTATTAATCTCCGGAATCACAAGATGGATCTTCATTGGTATCTTAGGACACTTGAGGAGGTGGTGATTCGTGTTCTTTCATCGACATTTTCTATCAAAGCTTCTAGGATTGAAGGGGTAACGGGTGTTTGGATTG GAAATCAGAAATTGGCTGCAATTGGTGTAAGGGTATCCAAGTGGATAACCTACCATGGGTTGGCACTTAATGTCACCACAGACCTAACTCCCTTCAGCTGGATAGTTCCCTGTGGGTTACGTCATCGTCAAGTCGGAAGCATAAAGGGGTTGCTTCAAGAATTTCAGTCATCTACACAATATGCTGAGGCAGTTAAACCGTTTCCTGATGATTACCAGTTGATTGATATCTCCTACAAGTCCTTAATTAAGGAGTTTTCTGAAGTTTTCAATCTTGAAATCCATCAAAAGGCCATCACTGTGCCTGAATTTTGGAGAGAGGACCATTAA
- the LOC107905384 gene encoding wall-associated receptor kinase-like 14, whose translation MKKKRSHQSFSLTSNCIKFLVLFNQSLSFQGKCMTSEKRKQNFLLFFNKTLFDQYALSFGLQVSYLQKNMILKDPVFFFIAIFLLSSITAQSSKCNRSCGDKFVPFPFGFSAGCQIPLNCSSNNQQLIADFRVLTINADRIKISIEATCNRPLQVFHRLYGPNYAPTSQNAILLQNCSLPKPCMIPTTMVYTHFEEIACPPNTNNISCYSENIINGFVDYGNVTRTNCKSFLSSISAESFNESGVLEVQVVELGWWLQGRCSDICSENATCDEIVPPFNGQPGVRCSCKHGFIGDGYRAAAGCRKASPKCNLPRFISGKCRGTTRVVLMVGGIATGAFLMICAVLICCCMKRQSNSKDRHSTKRLLSEASHISIPIYTYKEVEKATNGFSEKQRLGTGAFGTVYAGKLHNNSWVAIKRIKHGDTDCIEQVVNEIKLISSVSHQNLVRLLGCSIENGEQILVYEFMPNGTLCQHLQRERGDGLAWPVRLTIAAETSQAIAHLHSAIDPPIYHRDVKSSNILLDYNFRSKVADFGLSRLGITEISHISTAPQGTPGYLDPQYHQNFHLSDKSDVYSFGVVLIEIITAQKVVDFSRPHNEVNLVSVATDRISKGRLDEIIDPFLEPYSDSWTLSTIHKVAELAFRCLSFQREMRPTMMEVAVELEQIRLSRWVPAEEITCAASSEVSPCSSSSNISEQPLSMSVNNKDGLENKGLFMFQMTTVGCVNLTGKSEDNSPVLIQDLWLSEQSSPLSSSLLNNATH comes from the exons atgaaaaaaaaaagatcacaCCAAAGTTTCAGTCTCACAAGCAACTGCATTAAATTCCTTGTATTATTCAACCAAAGTCTTTCTTTCCAGGGTAAGTGCATGACCTCTgagaaaagaaaacagaatttccttttgtttttcaaTAAAACTCTGTTTGATCAATACGCTCTTTCTTTTGGTTTACAAGTTTCTTATCTGCAAAAAAACATGATTCTCAAAGATCCCGTCTTTTTCTTCATAGCAATCTTTCTACTTTCATCAATCACAGCTCAATCATCCAAGTGTAATCGATCATGCGGTGACAAGTTTGTTCCTTTCCCATTTGGATTCTCTGCCGGCTGCCAAATCCCTCTAAACTGCAGCTCCAATAACCAACAGCTTATTGCTGATTTTCGGGTCCTAACGATAAACGCTGATCGTATAAAGATCAGTATTGAAGCCACTTGCAACCGTCCACTCCAAGTCTTTCACCGTCTATATGGCCCCAACTACGCCCCAACATCCCAGAACGCAATTCTATTGCAAAACTGCAGCTTGCCGAAGCCATGCATGATTCCAACGACCATGGTTTACACTCATTTTGAGGAGATTGCTTGTCCTCCTAATACCAACAATATAAGTTGTTATTCGGAGAACATAATTAATGGCTTCGTTGATTACGGCAACGTAACTCGCACCAATTGCAAGTCCTTTTTATCGTCCATATCGGCTGAATCTTTCAATGAATCAGGCGTACTGGAGGTCCAGGTGGTTGAGCTAGGGTGGTGGCTCCAAGGACGGTGCTCAGATATTTGTTCTGAAAATGCTACTTGTGATGAAATCGTTCCGCCGTTCAACGGACAGCCAGGAGTCCGTTGCAGCTGCAAACATGGGTTCATTGGTGATGGATATCGTGCTGCCGCTGGTTGCCGGAAAG CATCTCCAAAGTGTAACCTTCCAAGATTCATTTCTGGAAAATGTAGAGGAACGACTAGAGTCGTTCTTATGGTTGGAG GCATTGCAACAGGAGCTTTTTTGATGATCTGTGCAGTTCTGATATGCTGTTGTATGAAGAGGCAATCCAATTCAAAAGACAGACACAGCACGAAACGCCTCTTATCAGAAGCTTCACATATCAGCATCCCAATTTATACATACAAAGAAGTAGAGAAAGCTACAAATGGTTTCTCAGAGAAACAACGGCTTGGAACTGGGGCCTTTGGAACAGTCTATGCAGGGAAACTCCACAACAATTCATGGGTTGCTATTAAGAGGATCAAGCATGGAGACACTGATTGCATTGAACAAGTCGTGAATGAGATCAAGCTAATTTCATCTGTCAGCCACCAAAACTTAGTTCGCCTCTTGGGTTGCTCCATAGAAAATGGTGAACAAATACTTGTGTATGAGTTTATGCCCAATGGTACGTTATGCCAGCATTTACAAAGAGAGAGGGGTGATGGACTTGCCTGGCCAGTTCGCCTTACCATTGCTGCTGAAACTTCACAAGCCATTGCTCATCTGCATTCTGCTATAGACCCCCCAATATACCACAGGGACGTCAAGTCAAGCAACATTCTTCTAGATTACAATTTCAGGTCCAAAGTAGCAGATTTTGGTCTTTCTAGACTTGGAATTACTGAAATATCACACATCTCAACAGCTCCTCAAGGAACTCCGGGATACCTTGATCCTCAGTACCATCAAAATTTCCATCTTTCGGACAAAAGCGATGTTTATAGTTTTGGGGTCGTTCTCATTGAGATCATAACAGCACAAAAGGTAGTGGACTTTTCTAGGCCTCATAATGAAGTTAATTTGGTTTCTGTTGCTACTGACAGAATCAGCAAAGGGCGTTTAGATGAGATCATAGACCCATTCCTAGAGCCATACAGTGATTCTTGGACGTTATCTACAATCCACAAGGTGGCAGAGCTGGCTTTTAGATGCTTATCATTTCAGAGGGAGATGAGACCCACAATGATGGAAGTAGCAGTGGAATTGGAACAAATCAGGCTAAGTAGATGGGTTCCTGCAGAAGAAATCACTTGTGCAGCTTCATCAGAAGTATCACCTTGCTCCTCCTCATCCAATATAAGCGAGCAACCGCTGAGCATGTCAGTCAATAATAAAGATGGACTGGAAAATAAAGGCCTATTCATGTTTCAGATGACTACCGTTGGTTGCGTGAACTTGACCGGAAAATCGGAGGATAATTCTCCAGTGTTAATCCAGGACCTATGGTTGAGTGAACAAAGCTCACCTTTATCGAGCAGTTTGCTGAATAATGCAACCCATTAA
- the LOC121217792 gene encoding protein JINGUBANG has protein sequence MFAEADSFPRSKFGNIMHSDPNMSIPGSGSEDDLYVRYSSASTSGPAYEAHRTSLEGSPITMSPWNQTTSFMKPSTAISDNDVPANSLIGSLTREEGHIYSLAATKDLLYTGSDSKNIRVWKNLKEFTGFKSNSGLVKAIVISGEKIFTGHQDGKIRVWKISPKDPSIYKRAGTLPTLKDVLKSSIKPSNYVEVKHKRALWIKHADAVSCLSLNVEQGLLYSASWDRTFKVWRISDSKCLESIRAHDDAVNSVVSTMSGMVFTGSADGTVKVWKREQQRKGAKHVLSQTLLQQDSAVTALAINTQGSVLYCGSSDGLVNFWEVEKQLSHGGVLKGHKQAVLCLEATENLMFSGSADKNICVWRKDGNIHTCLSVLTGHMGPVKCLAVEKNQESRSEQRWIVYSGSLDNSVKVWSVEEFAQIGATNKNQQHACFEFDSESAPFASDETASSTSSSSQSRWH, from the coding sequence ATGTTCGCAGAGGCTGATAGCTTTCCGAGATCCAAGTTTGGAAACATTATGCATTCCGATCCTAAcatgtccatacctggttctggGAGTGAAGATGATTTGTACGTGCGGTATAGCAGCGCATCCACTTCCGGCCCTGCCTACGAAGCCCATAGGACGAGTCTAGAAGGCTCGCCCATAACCATGTCACCGTGGAACCAAACCACTTCTTTCATGAAACCTTCAACTGCCATTTCCGATAATGATGTTCCAGCTAACAGCCTCATCGGCTCGCTTACACGTGAAGAGGGTCATATTTATTCCTTGGCAGCCACAAAGGATCTCCTTTACACCGGCTCCGATAGTAAGAACATTCGCGTGTGGAAGAATCTAAAAGAATTTACGGGATTCAAATCTAACAGTGGATTGGTTAAGGCCATTGTGATATCTGGCGAAAAGATTTTTACCGGCCATCAAGATGGGAAgattcgcgtttggaaaatctcTCCTAAGGACCCTAGCATTTATAAACGAGCTGGAACTTTGCCCACTCTCAAAGACGTCCTTAAAAGCTCCATTAAACCCAGCAATTATGTGGAAGTGAAGCATAAGCGGGCTCTATGGATCAAACACGCAGATGCGGTGTCGTGTTTGAGCCTGAACGTGGAACAAGGTCTTCTTTACTCTGCTTCATGGGATAGGACATTCAAAGTCTGGAGAATTTCAGATTCCAAATGCCTTGAATCGATTCGTGCACACGATGACGCTGTTAACTCTGTGGTTTCGACCATGAGTGGAATGGTTTTCACTGGCTCCGCTGATGGTACCGTTAAAGTGTGGAAAAGGGAACAACAGCGGAAAGGAGCGAAGCATGTGTTGTCCCAAACTCTTTTACAACAAGATTCTGCAGTTACGGCATTAGCAATCAACACCCAGGGTTCAGTTCTGTACTGTGGCTCCAGTGACGGTTTGGTCAATTTCTGGGAAGTTGAAAAGCAATTATCCCACGGCGGGGTCCTAAAAGGGCACAAGCAGGCGGTTCTTTGCCTTGAGGCTACTGAGAATTTGATGTTTAGCGGATCGGCTGATAAGAATATATGCGTTTGGAGGAAGGACGGCAACATCCACACATGCCTCTCGGTGCTGACGGGGCACATGGGGCCTGTCAAGTGCTTGGCTGTGGAAAAGAACCAAGAATCCAGGAGCGAGCAGCGGTGGATCGTGTACAGTGGAAGCCTTGATAATTCGGTCAAGGTATGGAGCGTTGAGGAGTTTGCCCAGATAGGAGCGACCAACAAGAACCAGCAACATGCCTGTTTCGAATTCGATTCTGAGTCTGCCCCATTCGCATCTGATGAGACCGCCTCTTCCACCAGCTCAAGCAGCCAGAGCAGGTGGCACTGA
- the LOC107902636 gene encoding cytochrome P450 CYP82D47, with the protein MCYNNTMLGFAPHGPHWRRMRKFVSLELLSNNRLDKLKHVRESEIKLSVQELYQHRNKSKTIGSDKVLIKMKRWFWDLTLNVILRMTIGKRIPSFGNDEESRVLKTALKNFTVLGGKFVVSDALPFLRWVDIGGDKRAMKKVGEDLDRFAEGWLEEHKRRKSSGQFKGGEDFMDVMLSNLKDEGDHHTDTINKATCLALILAAVDTTAVTLTWVLSLLLNNRDALNKVVNELDIHVGNNRLVEESDMKNLVYLQAVIKETMRLYPAAPLSLIHAATEDCRVSGYQVAAGTWLITNLYKLHGDPGIWSDPEEFRPERFMTTHKHVDVKGQNFELVPFSSGRRMCPGVSFALQVLHLTVANLLHQFDFATPLDEAVDMRQGPALTIFKATPLEVLITPRLPASVYDTSS; encoded by the exons ATGTGCTACAACAACACCATGCTTGGTTTCGCCCCACATGGACCTCATTGGCGTCGAATGCGCAAGTTCGTTAGTCTCGAGCTCCTCTCCAACAACCGCCTTGATAAGCTCAAGCACGTTCGAGAATCCGAGATAAAGTTGTCCGTGCAAGAGTTGTATCAGCATCGGAACAAAAGCAAAACTATTGGCTCTGATAAGGTGTTGATAAAAATGAAGAGATGGTTTTGGGATTTAACTCTTAACGTGATTCTAAGGATGACTATAGGGAAGCGAATTCCGAGTTTCGGCAACGATGAAGAGAGTCGGGTGCTGAAGACAGCCTTGAAGAACTTTACTGTGTTGGGTGGGAAGTTTGTGGTGTCTGATGCTTTGCCGTTTCTGAGATGGGTAGACATAGGAGGCGATAAGAGGGCCATGAAGAAGGTAGGCGAAGACCTAGACCGATTCGCCGAGGGATGGCTAGAAGAGCACAAGCGAAGGAAATCGTCTGGTCAGTTCAAGGGCGGGGAAGATTTCATGGATGTGATGCTTTCTAACCTCAAAGATGAAGGGGATCACCATACAGATACCATCAACAAAGCCACCTGTCTG GCTCTGATTTTGGCGGCTGTGGATACCACAGCGGTTACATTGACATGGGTCTTATCTTTGTTGCTCAACAACCGTGATGCATTAAACAAGGTAGTAAATGAACTCGACATCCATGTCGGCAACAATAGGCTAGTGGAGGAATCCGACATGAAAAATTTAGTATACCTTCAAGCAGTCATCAAGGAAACAATGCGTTTGTACCCTGCTGCACCACTCTCGTTGATTCATGCAGCCACTGAGGATTGTAGGGTTAGTGGTTACCAAGTGGCGGCAGGCACATGGCTGATTACCAATCTTTATAAGCTTCATGGAGACCCAGGAATATGGTCAGACCCAGAGGAGTTTAGGCCCGAAAGGTTCATGACAACCCACAAACATGTTGATGTGAAAGGGCAAAATTTCGAGTTGGTACCGTTTAGCAGTGGAAGAAGAATGTGCCCCGGGGTTTCATTTGCACTCCAAGTGCTGCACCTTACGGTTGCTAATTTGCTGCACCAGTTCGACTTTGCAACCCCGTTAGATGAAGCGGTTGATATGCGCCAAGGACCAGCTTTGACAATTTTCAAAGCTACTCCACTTGAAGTCCTCATCACTCCACGCCTTCCTGCTTCTGTTTACGACACTAGCAGCTAA
- the LOC107905383 gene encoding cytochrome P450 CYP82D47 yields the protein MDLLDFSTFGYAVVLGITLLFLYTKLKKSSSGSGGKAAPVAAGAWPIIGHLPLLGGPKTPHETLGDLGEKYGPAYMIRIGVHPALVVNSSEVAKEIFTVNDMYVSSRSEFAAAEHLGYNYAMFGFSPYGQYWREMRKITMLEVLSNHRIDQLKKVFVSEIEGSMKLLYKTWAKKKDGSGKVLVEMKKHFSDLTLNVIMRTVAGKRYSVVAEEDQKEVLRYRKALRDFFHLTGMFVLGDAVPFLRWLDIGGYEKWMKKTAKELDEISGGWLDDHRKGGRWDENKKEKDFMDVMNSVLKGASLAGYDADTINKATSLNMILAGSDTTTVTLIWGLSLMLNKPHILKKAQEELDTYIGRDRFVNETDIGELVYIQAIVKETLRMYPPAPLSAPRELSESCSIGGYDIPKGTRLIINLHKIQRDPKKWPEPSEFNPERFLTTHKDVDVRGQHFELMPFGSGRRSCPGTSFALHMLYLTMSNFLHAFDFSTPSNGLIDLTGTVGLTNIKSTPLEALVSPRLAPELYN from the exons ATGGATCTTCTTGATTTCTCCACTTTTGGTTATGCAGTAGTGTTAGGCATCACGCTACTATTTTTGTACACCAAACTCAAGAAGTCTAGCTCAGGAAGTGGCGGCAAAGCTGCACCCGTAGCAGCCGGTGCATGGCCAATAATCGGTCACCTCCCGCTGTTAGGCGGACCCAAGACCCCTCATGAAACGTTGGGAGacttgggtgagaaatatggacCTGCCTACATGATCCGGATTGGTGTTCACCCAGCCCTGGTGGTGAATTCGAGTGAGGTAGCCAAGGAAATCTTCACCGTCAATGATATGTATGTTTCTTCCCGATCCGAATTTGCCGCCGCTGAACACTTGGGTTACAACTATGCCATGTTTGGGTTTTCTCCTTACGGACAATACTGGCGTGAAATGCGCAAAATAACAATGTTGGAGGTGCTATCCAATCACAGGATCGATCAGCTCAAGAAAGTGTTTGTCTCAGAAATAGAAGGCTCAATGAAACTATTATATAAAACTTGGGCCAAGAAAAAGGATGGCTCGGGTAAGGTGTTGGTTGAGATGAAGAAACACTTTTCGGACTTGACTTTGAACGTTATTATGAGGACGGTTGCTGGGAAGAGGTACAGTGTTGTTGCAGAGGAAGACCAGAAAGAGGTGTTGAGATATCGTAAGGCTTTACGAGATTTCTTTCACTTGACAGGGATGTTTGTGTTGGGCGATGCAGTCCCTTTCCTCCGATGGTTGGATATTGGTGGTTATGAGAAGTGGATGAAGAAAACTGCTAAAGAGTTGGATGAAATTTCCGGAGGATGGCTAGATGACCATAGGAAGGGTGGACGTtgggatgaaaataaaaaggagaagGATTTCATGGACGTGATGAACTCCGTTCTTAAAGGTGCAAGTCTTGCCGGATATGATGCTGACACCATCAACAAAGCCACTTCCTTG AATATGATTTTAGCAGGCAGTGACACCACAACGGTTACCTTAATATGGGGTCTTTCCCTCATGCTAAACAAACCTCATATACTCAAAAAGGCTCAAGAAGAATTAGACACCTATATAGGCAGGGACAGGTTTGTGAATGAGACAGACATCGGCGAATTAGTGTACATCCAAGCCATAGTTAAAGAGACATTAAGAATGTATCCACCTGCACCTTTGTCAGCACCTCGTGAGCTCAGTGAAAGTTGTTCTATTGGAGGCTATGACATCCCCAAAGGCACCCGACTGATCATAAACCTTCATAAGATCCAAAGGGATCCTAAAAAATGGCCAGAACCATCAGAGTTTAATCCCGAGAGGTTTCTCACAACCCACAAAGATGTGGATGTTAGGGGCCAGCATTTTGAACTGATGCCTTTTGGCAGTGGTAGGAGGAGTTGTCCTGGAACATCGTTTGCACTCCATATGCTATACTTGACCATGTCTAATTTTTTGCACGCCTTCGATTTCTCAACACCATCCAATGGTTTGATTGACTTGACTGGCACAGTTGGCTTGACCAACATTAAATCTACCCCGCTTGAAGCATTGGTCTCACCTCGCCTTGCTCCTGAGCTCTATAACTAA